Proteins encoded together in one Lathyrus oleraceus cultivar Zhongwan6 chromosome 5, CAAS_Psat_ZW6_1.0, whole genome shotgun sequence window:
- the LOC127078697 gene encoding uncharacterized protein LOC127078697, producing MAFPIPHLISSPASSFLPYNPLLNLTPLSLNPKIPFSTPTPPHINVLRHIRRRKATSHLRCSASSYPENNNANSPNQDDVTELPLFPLPLVLFPGAILPLQIFEFRYRVMMHTLLHTDLRFGVIYTDAVTGTAEVGCVGEVIKHERLVDDRFFLICKGQERFRVKKVVRTKPYLVASVAWLEDRPSPSADVDVDGLANEVETYMKDVIRLSNRLGGKAEKEVGDLRRNLFPTPFSFFVGSTFEGAPREQQALLELEDTAARLAREKETLKNTLNYLSAASAVKDVFPSSSSPSSPS from the coding sequence ATGGCATTCCCAATTCCACACCTTATCTCTTCACCAGCATCTTCCTTTCTACCGTACAACCCTTTGTTAAACCTCACTCCACTTTCCTTAAACCCTAAAATCCCATTCTCAACACCTACGCCGCCGCATATTAACGTTCTCCGCCACATTCGCCGCCGTAAGGCTACTTCACACCTCCGATGCTCGGCGTCGTCTTACCCGGAGAACAACAACGCTAACTCTCCTAATCAAGATGACGTAACGGAGCTACCTCTGTTTCCTCTCCCTTTGGTTCTCTTCCCCGGAGCAATCCTCCCTCTCCAGATCTTCGAGTTTCGCTACCGTGTTATGATGCATACGCTCCTACATACGGATCTCCGATTCGGTGTTATCTACACCGACGCGGTTACTGGAACGGCGGAAGTCGGTTGCGTTGGAGAAGTTATAAAACATGAGAGACTTGTCGATGATCGATTCTTCTTGATCTGTAAAGGTCAGGAGCGTTTCCGTGTGAAGAAAGTGGTTCGGACGAAACCCTACCTTGTGGCGAGTGTGGCGTGGTTGGAGGATCGACCTTCTCCGTCTGCTGACGTGGATGTTGACGGTTTGGCAAACGAAGTGGAGACGTATATGAAAGATGTTATTCGGTTATCGAATCGGTTAGGTGGAAAGGCGGAGAAAGAGGTTGGTGATTTGAGGAGGAACTTGTTTCCGACGCCGTTTTCTTTCTTTGTTGGAAGCACGTTTGAAGGCGCGCCGAGAGAGCAACAGGCTTTGTTGGAATTGGAAGATACTGCTGCGAGATTGGCGAGGGAGAAGGAAACTTTGAAGAATACACTGAATTACTTATCTGCTGCTTCTGCTGTCAAAGATGTTTTTCCATCTTCTTCGTCTCCTTCGTCTCCCTCTTGA
- the LOC127078699 gene encoding thioredoxin H-type — protein MAEEGQVIGVHTVDAWKEQLEKGKASKKLIVVDFTASWCGPCRFIAPILAEIAKKLTHVTFLKVDVDELKTVSEEWGIEAMPTFLFLKDGELVDKVVGAKKEELQLKIDKHAA, from the exons ATGGCGGAAGAGGGACAAGTGATCGGTGTTCACACCGTGGATGCTTGGAAGGAACAGTTAGAGAAGGGAAAAGCCTCAAAGAAActg ATTGTAGTTGATTTCACTGCTTCTTGGTGCGGTCCATGCCGTTTTATTGCCCCAATTTTGGCAGAGATTGCTAAAAAGCTTACACATGTCACTTTCCTTAAGGTTGACGTGGATGAATTGAAG ACTGTTTCCGAGGAGTGGGGAATTGAAGCTATGCCAACATTCTTGTTCTTGAAAGATGGTGAACTTGTGGACAAAGTTGTGGGTGCCAAGAAGGAGGAGCTGCAATTGAAAATTGACAAGCATGCAGCTTGA